In Spirochaeta thermophila DSM 6578, the following proteins share a genomic window:
- a CDS encoding sugar ABC transporter ATP-binding protein, with amino-acid sequence MGDEYILRIEHVTKDFPGVRALDDVSFSVRRGEIHGLCGENGAGKSTLMKILAGVYPHGTYEGNVFLDGEEIRFEQGAIRQAIEKGIAIVYQELALVPKMTVGENIFLGREPRTPAGTIDWDRLYADTKALLEEFGLDIHFSAKVEDLSVGKQQMVEIARALSENAKVLILDEPTSALSDAEVETLMRILRTLKERGVTCIFITHRLNEFFKITDSITVLRDGKVIDTLKTSETNVEHLISLMVGREMKERFPSRNVIPGEEIFSVEGWTVEDPERPGKVVIHDVSFSLHKGEVLGIAGLMGSGRTELVMSLFGEYGRVVRGRVFLEGRELFIRSAQDAISQGISLVPEDRKKQGLILRQTILQNMALPNMEMFSGFGYIDKNKELKLCTEYSTRLTVKTPSLHAPVDTLSGGNQQKVVISKWLMKEPKVLILDDPTRGIDVGAKYEIYKLINQLVASGVSVILISSELEEVMGMSDRILVMCEGHATGILEREEFDQERIMSLATKLFH; translated from the coding sequence ATGGGTGACGAGTACATTCTTCGCATAGAGCATGTGACCAAGGATTTCCCGGGGGTGAGAGCCCTGGACGATGTGTCGTTCTCGGTGAGGCGGGGAGAGATCCACGGACTGTGCGGGGAGAACGGGGCCGGAAAATCGACCCTCATGAAGATTCTCGCAGGGGTGTATCCCCACGGTACGTATGAGGGGAATGTCTTTCTCGATGGAGAGGAGATCCGGTTCGAACAGGGTGCCATCCGTCAGGCGATAGAGAAGGGCATCGCGATCGTCTATCAGGAGCTCGCGTTGGTACCCAAGATGACGGTGGGTGAGAACATCTTTCTCGGGAGAGAACCGCGTACACCGGCGGGTACCATCGATTGGGACAGGCTCTACGCCGACACCAAGGCCCTGCTCGAGGAGTTCGGACTGGATATCCACTTCTCCGCCAAGGTGGAGGACCTGAGCGTGGGGAAGCAGCAGATGGTTGAGATCGCCCGGGCTTTGTCGGAGAACGCGAAGGTCCTCATACTCGACGAGCCCACTTCCGCGTTGAGCGATGCCGAGGTGGAGACCCTCATGAGGATCCTTCGCACGTTGAAGGAACGGGGGGTCACGTGCATCTTCATCACGCACCGGCTCAACGAGTTTTTTAAAATTACGGATTCCATCACGGTGCTTCGAGACGGTAAGGTGATCGACACCCTCAAGACGAGCGAGACGAACGTGGAGCACCTCATCTCACTCATGGTGGGGCGCGAGATGAAGGAGCGATTCCCCTCGAGGAACGTGATCCCCGGTGAGGAGATCTTCTCCGTGGAGGGGTGGACCGTGGAGGATCCCGAGCGTCCCGGCAAGGTGGTGATACACGATGTCTCATTTTCGCTCCACAAGGGCGAGGTGCTCGGAATCGCAGGCCTCATGGGTTCGGGGCGGACCGAGCTGGTGATGTCGCTCTTCGGTGAGTACGGGCGCGTGGTGAGGGGGCGTGTGTTCCTCGAGGGAAGGGAACTCTTCATAAGGTCGGCGCAGGATGCGATTTCTCAAGGTATAAGCCTGGTGCCGGAAGACAGGAAGAAGCAGGGACTCATCCTCCGGCAGACCATTCTTCAGAACATGGCCCTTCCCAATATGGAGATGTTCTCCGGGTTCGGCTACATCGACAAGAACAAGGAGCTCAAGCTCTGTACCGAGTACTCCACCCGGCTCACGGTGAAGACCCCCTCGCTCCACGCGCCGGTGGACACCTTGAGCGGCGGAAACCAGCAGAAGGTGGTGATCTCCAAGTGGCTCATGAAGGAGCCGAAGGTGCTCATCCTGGACGATCCCACGAGGGGGATCGACGTGGGGGCCAAGTACGAGATCTACAAGCTCATCAACCAACTGGTGGCGTCAGGAGTCTCCGTCATACTCATCTCTTCGGAGCTCGAAGAGGTGATGGGCATGAGCGACAGGATCCTCGTGATGTGCGAGGGCCATGCCACCGGCATCCTCGAACGGGAAGAGTTCGACCAGGAACGGATCATGAGCCTGGCGACGAAGCTATTCCATTGA
- a CDS encoding sugar ABC transporter permease — protein sequence MNDLMNRLKRAVQVNAKTYTMIIALLLIWFLFGVLTGGIFFSPRNLSNLFRQMTIISFLATGMVLVIVLGNIDLSVGSVTGFISAVTAFLQARVLANILPSLFPSLPQGTIGILSTAIAIAVALLVGIVIGLFQGSLIAYGGIPAFIVTLGGMLIFRGGVLGVTEGKTIVPVEDSLVYIAQGYLSPVVGLVLAAVVVVLIFLSTLTSRRKKVEYGFEVPPLWKDLAKAGFFSFLVILYVVLMNMYRGVQLPVLLLAVVALIISYVANNTRFGRYVYAVGGNREATRLSGINIRKTVFQVHVLMGLLAGVAGVVLTGYVAAGTVNGGINYELDTIASCVIGGTSLMGGEGTIFGALVGSLIMASIVNGMSVMNMPIFWQYVTRGLVLIIAVYLDVASKRRRE from the coding sequence ATGAATGACCTTATGAATCGTCTGAAGCGGGCGGTGCAGGTGAATGCCAAGACCTACACCATGATCATCGCCCTTCTCCTCATCTGGTTCCTCTTCGGAGTGCTCACCGGGGGGATCTTCTTCTCTCCCAGAAACCTCTCCAACCTCTTCAGACAGATGACGATCATCTCGTTCCTCGCGACGGGTATGGTGCTCGTGATCGTCTTGGGGAACATCGACCTTTCGGTGGGGTCGGTGACCGGTTTCATAAGCGCGGTGACCGCCTTTCTCCAGGCGCGTGTCCTCGCGAACATCCTGCCTTCCCTGTTCCCTTCCCTTCCTCAGGGGACGATCGGCATCCTCTCCACGGCGATCGCCATCGCGGTGGCCCTGCTGGTGGGGATCGTCATAGGACTGTTCCAGGGCAGTCTCATCGCCTACGGCGGGATCCCCGCCTTCATCGTGACTCTGGGAGGCATGCTCATCTTCCGCGGTGGCGTGCTCGGGGTGACCGAGGGGAAGACCATCGTGCCGGTGGAGGACTCCCTGGTCTACATCGCGCAGGGGTATCTTTCACCTGTAGTGGGGCTCGTGCTCGCAGCGGTGGTGGTGGTGCTCATCTTCCTTTCCACGCTCACCTCGCGGCGCAAGAAGGTGGAGTACGGGTTCGAGGTGCCGCCTCTCTGGAAGGATCTCGCAAAGGCGGGGTTTTTCTCCTTCCTCGTGATCCTCTACGTGGTGCTCATGAACATGTACCGGGGGGTCCAGCTCCCTGTGCTCCTCCTGGCGGTGGTGGCACTCATCATCTCCTACGTGGCGAACAATACCCGCTTCGGACGCTACGTGTATGCGGTAGGTGGTAACAGGGAGGCGACGAGGCTCTCGGGGATCAACATCCGCAAGACGGTCTTTCAGGTGCACGTCCTCATGGGCCTGCTCGCCGGTGTGGCGGGCGTGGTGCTCACGGGATACGTGGCGGCGGGAACGGTCAACGGCGGTATCAACTACGAGCTCGATACCATCGCATCGTGCGTCATCGGCGGCACGAGCCTCATGGGCGGCGAGGGGACGATCTTCGGAGCCCTCGTGGGATCGCTCATCATGGCGAGTATCGTCAACGGTATGAGCGTGATGAACATGCCGATCTTCTGGCAGTACGTGACGCGGGGTCTCGTGCTCATCATCGCGGTGTATCTGGACGTGGCATCCAAGCGGCGTAGGGAATAG